A window of Christiangramia forsetii KT0803 contains these coding sequences:
- the ccsA gene encoding cytochrome c biogenesis protein CcsA encodes MQKKLASILFSTRIMAVLFVIFAVAMAMGTFIETWYSIETARILIYNTWWFEGIMLFLLINFIGNIKRFKLHKREKWSSLLLHLSFILILIGAFITRYISYEGVMPIREGETTNAYMTHDTYFTFFIDGEIDGEPRRRVLQEDVLFGPEVENDYVLNTDFNSQPVTFEVSNFIHGAEEALVPTEDGKNYLKIVEAGDGQRHDHYLEEGQVSNIHNVLFTLNSPQDGAINIQVNEAGEYVVDSPFDGTYMRMADKMEGELVKDSTQTLMLRSLYNIGEMQFVIPEPVVKGEYDVVPTNPKTRQDLDAVTLKVSSGGDSETLTLLGGMGTISDPVQLNLGGLDIFVNYGSIEQELPFALKLNDFIAEKYPGTADRETPGYASFKSKVEIIEEGKEPEPYDIYMNHILDKDGFRFFQSSFDPDEKGTVLSVNHDFWGTWITYIGYFLLYFGLMWILFDKGSRFGNLKVMLDKVKAKKKSLTTLLVLLSMSFGMMAQEDEHMHAETAKAQMDSIIMTNAVSEEHAAKFGRLVIQDAGGRMKPANTYSSELLRKLSKSDEYAGLSSDQVLISMTENPMVWYNVPLIFVEKNNDSLHNLLGVEEGRKYLSLTDFFERTGEYKLSSQLDEAYRAAVPNKFQKDFIETDKKVNLLYQALQGKILKIFPIPEDENNKWLSYKEVDDSGLKGMDSVYTKQILPLYMNALRTARESGEYSKANQYLESIKSYQQKFGSEVMPSEEKIDAEITYNKYDIFKNLYWMYMLAGLFMLVFVIIRIFKENKIIRGLIYLSIGIVAILFTLHTLGLGVRWYISGHAPWSDAYESMIYVAWATMFFGLAFGRKSNLTIASTAFVTAMVLWSAHQSWTDPAIANLQPVLDSYWLMIHVSVIVGSYGPLTLGMILGVVALLLMVLTTESNKKKLLLNIREITIITEMALTVGLVMLTIGNFLGGQWANESWGRYWGWDPKETWALVSIMVYAFVIHMRLVPGLRGRWIFNFMSIVAYASIMMTYFGVNFYLSGLHSYASGDKVITPTIVYYSIGGVAILGALSYWKYQKHYAKKAKKEIKRNADTI; translated from the coding sequence ATGCAGAAAAAATTAGCCTCAATCCTTTTTTCTACCCGAATAATGGCCGTTTTATTTGTGATTTTCGCAGTCGCTATGGCCATGGGGACATTCATAGAAACCTGGTATAGTATCGAGACCGCAAGAATACTGATTTATAATACCTGGTGGTTTGAGGGAATTATGCTTTTTCTCCTCATTAATTTCATCGGGAACATCAAACGATTCAAACTTCATAAAAGGGAAAAGTGGAGTAGTTTATTATTGCACCTGTCGTTTATCCTGATTCTCATAGGAGCATTTATCACAAGATATATTAGCTATGAAGGCGTAATGCCTATTCGAGAAGGTGAAACTACCAATGCTTATATGACCCATGATACTTATTTTACATTCTTTATTGATGGGGAGATTGATGGGGAGCCAAGACGTAGGGTGTTGCAAGAGGATGTGCTATTTGGTCCAGAGGTGGAGAACGATTATGTTTTGAATACCGATTTTAATAGCCAGCCGGTAACATTTGAAGTGAGTAATTTTATTCATGGAGCAGAAGAAGCACTGGTTCCTACTGAAGATGGAAAAAACTATCTAAAAATTGTTGAGGCGGGAGATGGACAACGTCACGATCATTACCTTGAAGAAGGACAAGTTAGCAATATTCATAATGTACTATTTACATTAAATAGTCCGCAGGATGGTGCTATTAACATACAGGTTAATGAAGCGGGTGAATATGTGGTAGATTCTCCGTTTGATGGTACTTATATGCGGATGGCAGATAAGATGGAGGGGGAGCTTGTAAAAGACTCTACCCAGACTTTAATGCTTAGATCTTTATACAATATTGGTGAAATGCAGTTTGTTATTCCGGAGCCGGTAGTAAAAGGAGAATATGATGTAGTTCCAACAAACCCTAAGACAAGACAGGATCTGGATGCAGTTACGCTAAAAGTATCTTCCGGTGGAGATTCAGAAACACTTACGTTACTAGGAGGAATGGGAACTATTTCAGACCCTGTACAGCTTAATCTGGGAGGTCTGGATATATTCGTGAACTACGGATCTATAGAACAGGAACTACCATTTGCTTTGAAACTAAATGATTTTATTGCTGAAAAATATCCCGGAACTGCTGATAGGGAAACACCTGGTTATGCATCTTTTAAAAGTAAGGTAGAGATTATAGAGGAAGGTAAAGAGCCTGAACCTTATGACATATATATGAATCATATTTTAGACAAGGATGGTTTTCGATTTTTCCAATCGAGTTTTGACCCTGATGAAAAAGGAACGGTACTTTCTGTAAATCACGATTTCTGGGGAACCTGGATCACTTATATTGGTTACTTCCTGCTTTATTTCGGACTTATGTGGATTCTTTTTGATAAAGGCTCGCGCTTCGGAAATCTTAAAGTGATGCTGGACAAAGTAAAAGCCAAGAAGAAGTCGTTAACTACACTACTTGTCTTGCTTTCTATGTCTTTTGGAATGATGGCGCAGGAAGATGAGCATATGCATGCTGAAACTGCCAAAGCGCAAATGGACAGTATTATAATGACCAATGCGGTTAGTGAGGAACATGCGGCAAAATTTGGGAGACTGGTAATTCAGGATGCCGGGGGTAGGATGAAACCCGCAAACACCTATTCTTCAGAATTGCTTAGGAAGCTTAGTAAGTCTGACGAGTATGCCGGTCTAAGTTCAGATCAGGTGTTGATTTCGATGACAGAAAACCCGATGGTTTGGTATAACGTACCGTTGATCTTTGTAGAAAAAAACAATGATAGTCTTCATAATCTATTGGGCGTTGAGGAAGGAAGAAAATACCTGTCATTAACAGATTTCTTTGAAAGAACGGGAGAGTATAAACTGTCATCTCAGCTGGATGAAGCATATAGAGCAGCAGTTCCGAATAAATTTCAGAAAGATTTCATAGAAACCGATAAAAAGGTCAACCTTCTTTATCAGGCGCTTCAGGGCAAGATCTTAAAGATCTTCCCAATTCCTGAAGATGAAAATAATAAATGGCTTTCGTATAAAGAAGTTGATGATTCTGGATTAAAAGGAATGGATTCAGTGTATACCAAACAGATTCTTCCGCTTTATATGAATGCTTTACGAACTGCACGGGAATCTGGAGAATATTCAAAAGCGAATCAGTATCTGGAGAGTATAAAGAGTTATCAGCAGAAATTTGGTTCAGAAGTAATGCCTTCCGAAGAAAAAATAGACGCCGAGATAACTTATAATAAATACGACATTTTTAAGAACCTCTACTGGATGTATATGCTGGCAGGGCTTTTTATGCTGGTTTTTGTGATTATAAGGATCTTCAAAGAGAATAAGATAATTCGAGGATTAATTTATTTGAGTATTGGGATTGTTGCTATTCTCTTCACATTACATACTCTGGGGCTTGGAGTAAGATGGTATATATCTGGTCATGCCCCATGGAGTGATGCCTACGAATCTATGATCTATGTGGCCTGGGCAACGATGTTCTTTGGTTTAGCTTTCGGAAGAAAGTCTAATTTAACTATTGCATCTACTGCTTTTGTAACCGCTATGGTCTTGTGGAGCGCACACCAAAGCTGGACAGATCCTGCGATAGCTAATCTGCAGCCAGTCCTGGATAGCTACTGGCTAATGATTCATGTTTCGGTAATTGTTGGTAGTTATGGACCTTTAACCCTGGGAATGATCCTTGGTGTTGTAGCGCTACTTTTAATGGTGCTTACTACAGAATCCAATAAGAAAAAACTTTTACTTAATATCCGGGAAATAACCATTATTACCGAAATGGCGCTAACCGTTGGTTTGGTGATGCTAACTATAGGTAACTTTCTTGGAGGACAGTGGGCTAACGAGAGCTGGGGAAGATACTGGGGTTGGGACCCTAAGGAAACATGGGCATTAGTTAGTATTATGGTCTATGCATTCGTTATTCATATGAGATTAGTACCCGGCCTTAGAGGAAGATGGATCTTCAACTTTATGTCAATTGTCGCTTATGCTTCTATTATGATGACTTATTTTGGAGTGAACTTTTACTTAAGCGGACTGCATTCTTATGCCAGTGGAGATAAGGTGATCACCCCAACTATTGTGTATTATTCAATTGGTGGTGTCGCCATTCTTGGAGCTTTATCTTATTGGAAATATCAAAAGCATTATGCTAAAAAGGCAAAAAAGGAAATCAAAAGAAATGCTGATACGATCTAA
- a CDS encoding Rossmann-like and DUF2520 domain-containing protein, which yields MIKVIIIGAGNVATHLYKSFTKTKQLDIIQVFNRDIDHLDFVDNASKKVSDISKLKEADLYLIAIKDEAIEEITEKLDTKNGIVVHTSGSQPLQILSKFKNSGVFYPLQTFSKIKPVNFKEIPLCLEANSEENLEYLKNIASLISDKIFEVNSEQRKALHVSAVFVNNFSNHLFTLAADFCKKEELPFDILRPLIKETVDKLETLDPYSAQTGPALRNDKKTISAHLEMLDEDRKKIYTLLTESIQKLHGKKL from the coding sequence ATGATCAAAGTGATAATTATTGGTGCCGGAAACGTGGCAACTCACTTATACAAAAGCTTTACAAAAACAAAGCAACTGGATATAATTCAGGTTTTTAACAGGGATATAGATCACCTTGACTTTGTGGATAATGCTTCTAAAAAAGTTTCGGATATTTCCAAACTAAAGGAAGCTGATCTTTATTTAATCGCCATTAAAGACGAAGCTATTGAAGAAATTACTGAGAAACTGGATACAAAAAACGGAATCGTAGTTCATACTTCAGGAAGTCAACCGCTTCAAATTTTGTCAAAATTCAAGAATTCCGGGGTCTTTTATCCGCTTCAGACCTTTTCTAAAATTAAACCGGTAAATTTTAAAGAAATTCCACTTTGCCTTGAAGCAAATTCCGAAGAGAATCTTGAATATTTAAAGAACATTGCTTCATTGATAAGCGACAAGATTTTTGAAGTAAATTCAGAACAAAGAAAAGCATTACATGTTTCAGCAGTTTTTGTAAATAACTTCAGCAATCATCTGTTTACATTGGCTGCAGATTTCTGCAAAAAAGAAGAATTACCTTTTGATATTCTAAGACCACTTATCAAAGAAACGGTAGACAAACTGGAAACGTTGGATCCTTATTCGGCCCAAACCGGTCCGGCCCTTAGAAATGATAAAAAAACAATATCGGCTCATCTTGAAATGCTGGATGAAGACCGTAAAAAAATCTATACTTTATTAACCGAATCTATTCAGAAGTTACATGGAAAAAAGCTATAA
- a CDS encoding KdsC family phosphatase, whose translation MEKSYKEHLNQINTFVFDVDGVLTDGSIQISTKGELLRTMNTKDGYAMKMAQNAGYTVCIISGGKNEGVRQRLRDLGITDIYLGVHDKVEQMDEFFDIYEIKPEQVLYMGDDIPDYYPMKLVGLPCCPQDAVPEVKEVSLYVSHKNGGEGCVRDVIEQVMKVQGKWMDKNS comes from the coding sequence ATGGAAAAAAGCTATAAAGAACATCTAAACCAGATAAATACCTTCGTTTTTGATGTTGACGGAGTTCTAACCGATGGATCTATCCAGATATCTACCAAAGGAGAACTTCTGCGAACTATGAACACCAAAGATGGTTACGCTATGAAAATGGCTCAAAATGCGGGTTACACCGTTTGTATTATTAGCGGAGGGAAAAATGAAGGAGTAAGGCAACGCCTTCGAGACCTTGGAATTACAGACATTTATCTTGGTGTTCATGATAAGGTGGAACAAATGGACGAATTCTTTGATATTTATGAAATTAAGCCGGAACAGGTTTTATATATGGGAGATGATATCCCAGATTATTACCCCATGAAACTTGTAGGATTGCCGTGCTGTCCGCAGGATGCCGTTCCAGAGGTGAAAGAGGTGTCTTTGTATGTATCTCACAAAAACGGTGGTGAAGGCTGTGTGCGAGATGTGATCGAGCAGGTTATGAAGGTGCAGGGGAAGTGGATGGACAAAAACTCTTGA
- a CDS encoding geranylgeranylglycerol-phosphate geranylgeranyltransferase, which translates to MFNFLKLIRAGNLIFIALTMFLIKYGLFEPFGVAITLNLFGFSMLVLAVVCVAASGYVINDIFDIPADIENKPDRALINTNISEKVAYRLFFILSIVGVGLGFYLSNMIGRPGFSAFFIFGSAILYIYNSQLQQTILVGNILVSIIVGLIPVGVGLYDLLPAITPQNQQTQSTIFSILIDYSMFAFLVNLLREIVKDQEDINGDYNAGYKTLPIVLGKKRTNIILFITGLIPLGFLIYYTYQYLFENVSAVIYVLLLLVAPLLFFLVNIWSAEKKSEYKRLSFILKMVLFFGLTSIGLLQFILL; encoded by the coding sequence ATGTTTAATTTCCTAAAGCTTATTAGAGCAGGTAACCTCATTTTTATTGCTCTAACCATGTTTTTAATAAAATATGGCTTATTTGAACCTTTTGGAGTTGCGATCACCCTTAATTTATTTGGATTTTCTATGCTGGTGTTGGCCGTAGTTTGTGTTGCAGCTTCAGGTTATGTGATCAACGATATTTTTGATATTCCCGCCGATATAGAGAACAAACCAGATCGAGCGCTTATAAACACCAATATTTCAGAAAAGGTCGCCTACAGGCTCTTTTTTATCCTCAGTATTGTCGGCGTTGGATTGGGTTTTTATTTGTCGAATATGATCGGCAGACCAGGATTTTCGGCATTTTTTATCTTCGGTTCAGCGATATTGTATATTTATAACTCTCAGCTACAACAAACAATTTTAGTTGGAAATATATTAGTAAGTATTATTGTTGGCCTTATCCCTGTTGGGGTGGGTCTCTATGATCTTTTACCGGCCATTACACCGCAAAATCAGCAAACACAATCCACCATATTTTCAATATTGATAGATTATTCCATGTTTGCATTTTTAGTGAATTTACTCAGAGAAATAGTTAAGGATCAGGAAGATATTAATGGGGATTACAACGCCGGATATAAAACACTCCCCATTGTTTTGGGAAAGAAACGCACTAATATTATTCTTTTTATTACTGGACTTATTCCGCTGGGCTTTTTGATCTACTATACATATCAATATTTATTCGAGAATGTATCAGCGGTAATATATGTTTTGTTGCTTTTGGTAGCTCCTCTCCTATTTTTTCTAGTAAATATCTGGAGTGCCGAAAAAAAATCTGAATATAAAAGACTCAGTTTTATACTGAAAATGGTACTTTTCTTTGGATTGACCTCCATCGGATTACTGCAATTCATTTTACTCTAA
- a CDS encoding Maf-like protein, whose product MLQELLKNHEIILASGSPRRQKFFQDLEIPVKIDVRPVDEVFSEHLKKEEITDFLSVLKSEVFLNDLKENQILITSDTIVYNEAKALGKPKDHAEAVKMISSLSGKNHEVITSVCFTSKNYQKVLNHSTRVYFSELTEKEIEYYVTNFKPFDKAGGYAIQEWIGLIGIKKIEGSYFNVVGLPTHEVYKTLKEMLNS is encoded by the coding sequence ATGTTACAAGAATTACTGAAAAACCATGAGATCATCCTGGCTTCGGGATCGCCCAGAAGACAAAAGTTTTTTCAGGATCTGGAAATCCCTGTGAAAATAGATGTCCGACCGGTAGATGAAGTGTTTTCAGAACATCTAAAAAAAGAGGAAATAACAGATTTTCTTTCAGTCCTTAAGTCGGAAGTTTTCCTGAATGACCTCAAAGAAAATCAAATATTGATCACCAGCGACACCATTGTTTATAATGAGGCTAAGGCGCTGGGAAAACCAAAAGACCATGCAGAAGCGGTAAAAATGATTAGTTCTCTTTCCGGAAAAAATCACGAAGTGATTACTTCAGTATGTTTTACTTCTAAAAATTATCAAAAAGTCCTTAATCATAGTACCAGGGTTTATTTTTCAGAGTTAACCGAAAAAGAAATCGAATATTATGTCACCAATTTTAAACCGTTTGATAAGGCCGGCGGATATGCTATCCAGGAGTGGATTGGTCTCATTGGTATCAAAAAAATAGAAGGCAGTTATTTTAATGTGGTAGGACTTCCGACGCATGAAGTTTATAAAACTCTCAAGGAAATGCTTAACTCCTGA
- a CDS encoding mechanosensitive ion channel domain-containing protein, with amino-acid sequence MYEILINYREQLMYSLAVLILLTIIQFVLKKAANKVGKRSEINITRTRLMFKYINILLLLIATFLLSFAWGVGLSELALIFSSTFAVIGVALFAIWSILSNITSGIIMFFSFPYKIGDTIKIHDKDIPIEAEIEDIKAFHLHLRTADGELITYPNNLILQKAVSLIEVERRHDDGKEAL; translated from the coding sequence ATGTACGAAATACTCATCAACTATCGCGAACAATTAATGTACTCACTTGCAGTACTTATACTTTTAACGATCATCCAGTTCGTTTTAAAAAAGGCAGCGAATAAGGTTGGTAAAAGAAGTGAGATAAATATCACACGAACAAGACTAATGTTCAAGTACATCAATATCCTGCTTCTTCTAATAGCCACATTCCTGCTTTCCTTTGCCTGGGGTGTTGGATTATCTGAACTAGCGCTAATATTTTCTTCAACATTTGCTGTGATAGGGGTGGCACTTTTTGCCATCTGGTCTATTCTTAGCAATATTACTTCAGGAATTATCATGTTCTTCTCCTTCCCTTATAAGATTGGTGATACCATTAAAATTCATGATAAAGACATTCCCATTGAAGCCGAAATTGAAGATATCAAGGCGTTTCATTTACATCTTAGAACAGCAGATGGCGAATTGATCACTTACCCTAACAACCTGATCCTGCAAAAAGCAGTTTCTCTTATCGAAGTTGAAAGAAGACATGATGATGGTAAAGAAGCGCTCTAA
- a CDS encoding PIG-L family deacetylase: MRKLILVLFLLSFCISGAQAPEKWSSSEIYNHIKKLNFLGSVLYIAAHPDDENTRLISYFSNEKNARTAYLSLTRGDGGQNLIGPELREQLGLIRTQELLAARRIDGGQQFFTRANDFGYSKTPAETLEIWNKDEVLSDVVWIIRKFRPDVIINRFDHRTPGSTHGHHTSSAMLSFEAFDMAGKKDAYPSHLDYLEVYQPKRLFFNTSPWFYGGDEAFKEADKSNFLSFDTGTYFPTRGLSNPEIASLSRSQHRSQGFGSTGSRGKQMEYIELLKGDLPSKDAGIFGGINTSWNRVPGGEAIGNILKEVEENFNFEKPSQHIPQLLKAYKLIQNLKDAHWKEIKTEEIKEIIYASSGLYLEAVAQKAFTTPSEELPVRLEAINRSSENIQLSSVELTPNNSKITPQVKLANNEGWDGDINFKIPESAEFTTPYWLEEKGTMGVYAVNDQNLIGLPETPLRTKATFKINFNGTEIDFHQPVVYKYNDEVYGETYKNFEIIPAVTVSFNEEVLIFNNSEPREVIVQVTANKANIKGELLLMADKNWKIEPVKTNFSIAQSGGNANLVFKITPPKTQNETNLTPEAIVNGKIYIEKLIQINYDHFPNQNLIIPAGLKLVKLDIKKKGQNIAYIEGAGDVIPESLEQIGYNVTKISPYSISDNSLKKFDAVVVGIRAYNIVEELKYKQSVLLEYVKKGGTMIVQYNTNRGLLLDNIAPYNLEISRDRVTNENAEVTFLSPEHPVLNSPNKLTKDDFKGWVQERGLYFPDNWDENFTPILSMHDESESPKNGSLLVAQYGDGYYIYTGISFFRQFPEAVPGAFRLFANLISIGK, from the coding sequence ATGCGAAAATTAATTCTTGTACTATTTCTTCTTAGTTTCTGCATTAGTGGAGCACAAGCTCCTGAAAAATGGAGTTCTTCTGAAATTTACAATCATATAAAAAAGCTTAATTTTCTAGGTTCAGTTCTTTATATCGCGGCACATCCCGATGATGAAAACACCAGGCTTATCTCCTATTTCTCCAATGAGAAAAATGCGCGAACTGCCTATTTATCCTTAACCAGAGGTGATGGTGGGCAAAACCTTATTGGGCCAGAATTAAGGGAACAACTTGGTTTAATAAGGACACAGGAATTACTTGCCGCCAGAAGAATTGATGGCGGACAACAGTTTTTCACCCGGGCTAATGACTTTGGATATTCCAAAACTCCCGCAGAAACGCTGGAGATCTGGAATAAAGATGAAGTGTTGAGTGATGTGGTTTGGATCATTAGAAAATTCAGACCCGATGTGATCATAAATAGATTTGATCACCGCACGCCAGGCAGTACGCATGGACATCATACTTCCTCTGCCATGCTAAGCTTTGAAGCTTTTGATATGGCGGGTAAAAAAGATGCCTACCCATCTCATTTAGACTATTTAGAGGTCTACCAGCCAAAACGCTTATTTTTTAATACTTCTCCCTGGTTTTATGGAGGTGATGAAGCCTTTAAGGAAGCTGATAAATCTAATTTTTTAAGCTTTGACACTGGAACTTATTTCCCTACTCGAGGTTTATCTAATCCTGAGATCGCATCTTTAAGCAGGAGCCAACACCGTTCACAAGGCTTTGGCAGCACTGGTAGTCGTGGCAAGCAAATGGAATATATTGAGCTACTAAAAGGAGATTTACCTTCGAAAGATGCTGGCATCTTTGGCGGAATTAATACTTCATGGAATCGTGTTCCAGGTGGTGAAGCAATAGGAAACATTCTGAAAGAAGTTGAAGAAAATTTCAATTTTGAAAAACCCTCACAGCATATCCCGCAATTATTGAAAGCTTATAAGCTTATTCAAAATCTGAAAGATGCACATTGGAAAGAGATAAAAACCGAAGAAATTAAGGAAATTATCTATGCATCTTCTGGTTTGTACCTGGAAGCAGTTGCTCAAAAAGCATTTACAACGCCTTCAGAAGAATTACCAGTGAGATTAGAGGCTATCAATAGAAGTAGCGAAAATATACAGTTAAGCTCGGTTGAGTTAACTCCAAATAATTCCAAAATAACACCTCAGGTAAAACTCGCAAACAATGAAGGCTGGGATGGTGATATAAATTTCAAAATCCCTGAGTCTGCTGAGTTTACTACACCGTATTGGCTGGAAGAAAAAGGAACAATGGGCGTGTACGCTGTAAATGACCAGAATTTAATAGGACTACCAGAAACTCCTTTACGTACAAAAGCAACTTTTAAGATTAATTTTAATGGAACAGAAATAGATTTTCACCAACCTGTAGTTTATAAATATAACGATGAGGTTTATGGAGAAACTTATAAAAACTTCGAAATAATTCCTGCGGTTACTGTTAGTTTCAATGAAGAGGTATTAATCTTCAATAATTCTGAACCGAGAGAAGTTATTGTTCAGGTGACCGCTAACAAAGCAAATATTAAGGGTGAATTACTTTTGATGGCTGATAAAAACTGGAAAATCGAACCGGTAAAAACCAATTTTTCAATTGCTCAATCTGGAGGAAACGCAAACCTGGTTTTCAAAATCACACCTCCCAAAACTCAAAATGAAACTAATCTTACCCCTGAAGCTATTGTAAATGGCAAGATTTATATTGAAAAGCTTATTCAAATAAATTACGATCATTTTCCTAATCAAAACCTTATCATACCAGCAGGTTTAAAACTGGTTAAACTTGATATAAAAAAGAAAGGCCAGAATATCGCTTACATAGAAGGCGCCGGAGATGTGATACCAGAAAGTCTCGAGCAAATCGGGTATAATGTCACAAAAATTTCACCTTATTCAATTTCAGATAATTCGCTTAAGAAATTTGATGCCGTAGTGGTAGGTATAAGAGCCTACAATATTGTTGAGGAATTAAAATACAAGCAGTCCGTTCTTTTGGAATATGTAAAAAAGGGCGGGACAATGATCGTTCAATATAATACTAATCGAGGCTTACTTTTAGATAATATAGCGCCTTATAACTTAGAAATTTCCAGAGACAGGGTTACCAATGAAAATGCGGAAGTGACTTTTCTGTCTCCTGAACATCCGGTTCTAAATTCTCCCAATAAACTAACCAAAGACGATTTCAAAGGATGGGTACAGGAACGTGGCCTCTACTTTCCTGATAATTGGGATGAAAATTTTACTCCTATTTTAAGTATGCATGATGAGAGTGAAAGCCCTAAGAATGGTAGTCTTTTGGTAGCGCAGTATGGCGATGGATATTATATTTATACGGGAATCAGTTTTTTCAGGCAGTTTCCGGAAGCAGTTCCGGGCGCTTTCAGGTTGTTTGCAAATTTAATTTCAATAGGTAAATAA